TCACATGGTGTGGATCCTTAATAACTCAACAATGAAGAAAATCGTGAATAAATAGTATTAAAAAGGTCAAAAATGATTGTTTTGAGGAAGTTAAGTGCAGGAAAACGTTATTGTCAAAGAGAGAGGATTCTCGCTCCTCTTGTGAGGATTCCGGGATCCTCCAAttacatccgttcatcgtacatcgtgctgCCAGTTTTTGTCAGATattgtttaaattcaattttaaataacaaaaattacaataatttatgaccgcacaatgtacgatgaacggatatgattTGGAGGATATTCAggattctcacaaagaggatccgacgAGGATCCTCTGGATTGTCAAAATCCAATAGCAGtgacctaaccctaaccctagttgattattatttttgtcaaaaaaccTAATTATAGCAAGCCAAATTGTCAATAGAAAATTGGATTAGAAGATGAATTAGCTGATGGTGTATTAGCTGTCAACTTTGCCACACAattctgttttaattaattattgttatTGGGTTCAAACCCCATCGATGGCTAATCTAGCATCTAATCTAATAAAATTCAACGTTTGAGAAAAACAATTATAGTTATTGGGACCTACCAAAATAAATTGTAACTTCTTCACAACTAGTCCTATTTATTTGAATATTCTCACGTTATTTTTTGGCgatttagccaaaatgatcattgagattgtcataactcttcactttggttcatatgatttaaaatcgatagaagtagtTCCTGAGTTTATCCACCGTCAATCATGTTGGTCCTTAagtgaaaaatctccattaaataagaccaaaatgacaaaaacatCCTCAAGTTTTGTCAAATCGTTTTGGccgttgtttattaaattgagaatatttttttttcattttggtccttatttaacaaagattttttacaaaatgatcaaaatgatttatgGTAGACAAACTCAAGGATcacttctatcaattttaaaATCTCATCAAACAAAGTGAGGAGTTAGTCTAATCTCAACGATTATTTTGGCTAAAATGccttatcttttttattttctggttGTTATAACAAAAATGTTCCCTTCTACCGTTGGGCAAAAATTGCTGAGCTCTAATTGGTAGTAGAACTGACTTTTGGTCTTCATTGTTTGaagtatttttgttttaatatctCTCATTTTAAAAgtgtaaaagaaagaaaaaaaacgatGCAATCCATACAAGCTCACATGCACTGAATATTTATAAAAACGCAAAACTAACCAAGTTTATGTAAGAGTAATAGTAAGAGACTGAAAACTCTCGagtattaaaaggaaaaaaaaaatcattagatAATGAACAATTAGTTTTGAAGTATTGCGTATCTTAATGAACTAGCATTTATATACAGATGTACAAATGTTTGTTTGAAAAGTAAGTAACGAATAAGCTTCTTAGACATCTCTTCATTTACAACatgtttttcaattaaaaaaaaacagtgaATCCGCCTGAAATGTCCTCGTGTTACATCCATTTCTTGTTCTCTTGCACTTGGCAAATATAAGAACGTTGGAAACTCGGGGGAGTGCACGTTGATGTCAAGGATTACTTTGATTGTGGTGTAttcttaaacaaaattaaaataaaactctTAAAAGTAAAAGACAACAAATAGTAGAATGATCTGATGGCCGGCTCTTAATTTTCATAAGACAATAATTATTAGAAAATGATTAGAATTTAACAAAAGTTGCTAATTGCTACTTACCAAATTAGATCCGATCAGGACCTTAATAATCAACTAATCTGGGCCGCGCAAATTGAATTTAACGTTCTGCTTTAACTTATTTTCTTGACCCATCACACAAACTAACAGCTCTGATTTCTTTTACACACAAATCAGTGACCTAGATAAATTAATCATTAAGCTCCAGACTAGTGTCCAGAGCAGATCCAATTCCCAACTAAACACAACAATTTTCAGacattatattatattaatataaaaaaggTAGTTAATTTGATATGCTTGCTAGCTGCTACCGCGTGGTTGCATTATGCAATGCGCTGTCCTCCAAGAGGGCAATATTGTAAAAAGATCCTacaattttatttcttatttcttaTCTCACATCGAAAACACGTCAAaaaatttttatgaaaaaagaTTAATACTAGATAGATTAAGTTTATAGATAAATTTTGCGACTAACTAATGTGAtatcaataagaaataaatacattaattaatatttaagtaataattcaatcatcagcttttatttcatttagtttacaaaatttaattataaatctAGTCTTCCCTACGTTAACCATGAAAAAATGCCCTTAGTTGAATAGATCAAATTTCCGGCTCCCACTTTCTTTGAATCTACTGAGGTGATTAGTTAGCGGATTCAGGTTTATCGAAACGCCATTTTAGCTAGTTGCTCTTTCGTCACATGGTGTTCTGTATCTAATAATATATTGTCAAATGCAATTCTTTTTTTATATGATAATGTATATAAAATTAGGAATACGACGGTAAATCTatttcatgtaaaattttatAATGCTTAAAAATATCGAAGAAATATTCGTATAATTTCACGTATAACAATTGTATACGCTAACTCCTATGTGAACCCGTCGACTATATTCTCTGATTATGAATACGAATGGTAATATTTGAATAATAGAGTAAGCGGATTATAGCATTTGAATTATAATTCCAAATGGCAACCATTTTCTTTCTCTATCAAATCATCAATACGTGATGAAAATTCGAACTCAGAACATCTTCAAACCCAAAATAATTAAGGGCATTCGAACTTAGAACATCTTCAAATCCTAAATAACTAAGAGCTTATTGGTAATTAAGATTGGTAAACAAGACCACAACATGCAGATTATCAGGTGAGAGAATTGCACAAACAACGCTAAGCTTAATTAGTAATTAACTTCAGAATATGCATAATTTCGAAAAACCTAGTGACACTCCAAAAGTGAACGCAAAAACTTCCCCAAGAACTAAAGAccaattaagaaaaattagaacATAATTAAGAATTCTAATAGGATATTATTGTAGCTCACCAGACACaccaaaagtatttaattataatttttaacaaGATTACATTACAATCACACCTTCATTCCCACAATTCTCTAATAatatcagaaaattaaaaaagaaaaactggGCATGCAGTTTTTTGTTCCAATTAAACCAAAAACAACTAACAAATTTTAAgtacaaatttgaaaaattcattaattCTACGACCTTCGCTTGTTCGATCTCGGCCGACGCGCCGACGACGGCTTCGGTTTTCCAAACGCGCCGCAGATCCCGCAGCCGGAGACTTTCGGGGAAGGCGGGTCCGTCGCTTGCGGCGAAACCTTGACCGTCCGATACCCCTTTCCTCCGTTGGATCGGCTCCGCTCCATGGTAGGTCCTGCcgcgccgccgccgccgccgccctCAGCCTGCTGAGCTGCCTCCGCCTGCTTCTCCGCCTCCACTTGGTTCAGCGCCCGCTGAAGAAACTTGTCGTCCCAAATCAAGCCCGACGAGCCCTGCCTCCTAAACGTGCTCTCAGACCTCTGAAGCCCCTCAGCCATTGGATTGATCTCTGAAATTTTACGATAAATCTCTGAATCTACgatctgggttttgtttgtgGAGTCTGGAGGGTTCGATTTATGTGGATTTGAAGGCTGGGATTTGGAATTTGGGATTGAAAATTTGCAAGTCCAAGTTGCTATAATGGTATGAGTTTGTTTATTTATACGGTGTTGGACTTTTCTCGCTGCTTgggggatgagagagagagagagagagagagagagtgacaaaTGAATGTTAGGAGGAAAGAGATAAGGAGGTGAAATCTAATCGCTAATTTGCTATGTCTTATTTTAGTGTTCTTTTCTTCTCCCTGATTATTTTGATAGTTTTGGTGTATCAGAAAATGTGAATAAGGAGTATGAATGTAACAAATTTGAGCTAGGCGATTATATAGGCATTAAATCTAATTTGTATTAAATTCCAAATATTATTAGGAATTGGAAGTTCTTATAAGGAAAGTTACATTAATGAAATCATAGTCAACTAGGAAAAACCAATAAATCTCCTGTGAGAAGGAAATATAAACTTACCCAATATCCTAATCTTTCTAAAAAGAATAAAGTTCAAAAGATTTTTTCAAAGCTCCTTTACTTTTAAATGAGATATTAAAATGTCTGAACCAGTATTAGCAGTTAAAAAATGCAGTAACAATGTTTTTCAACCGAAAATTTTAATCTGATATGACATGACATGGATTGACACTCCTTACTTTTGTTGCCAAAATTTACACCaacttcaaaaaaaatttaattattattttatttagacATAACAAATGCATAACGAACTTTTAAAAGATATCAAAGTGTCACatagatgatcaaatttgaatttcataTTTAAAATTGACATCTTCTTTAAAGATGTTCTTCCGTCATTTTAATTGTTGAATGAGCAAAATCATGTAAAAGTAAAACTTACTTAATAACGTGGAGCTACAAtttaagaaaaaaggaaaatcaactatagcaaaaattaaatatacaaAATTAATCGATTATTCTTTCTaacttaaataattaatttctcactctctcactctctttaaTTAGAAGACAAAAAAAGGTTCCCAAACGAAGTTGAGATCGTCAAAGCTAGCAAGAAAATCTTCCAATGGCATGTCGACTTCTGTGTTCATAATGCTCCATTTCCACACAAGTTGTTGGACATCTGTTGGTCCCCCATTTTGCATAGAAGTTCGGGACAT
Above is a window of Malus sylvestris chromosome 15, drMalSylv7.2, whole genome shotgun sequence DNA encoding:
- the LOC126602524 gene encoding uncharacterized protein At1g15400-like is translated as MAEGLQRSESTFRRQGSSGLIWDDKFLQRALNQVEAEKQAEAAQQAEGGGGGGAAGPTMERSRSNGGKGYRTVKVSPQATDPPSPKVSGCGICGAFGKPKPSSARRPRSNKRRS